From the Xylella fastidiosa genome, the window ATCGGGCAGGGTAAATACAGAGGCTGGATAGAAGCGCTGCCCGCTTTGAGTGTCGACAATGCGACAGCCGCAACCCCAGCTAATCCCCCAATCGCCGAAGTGATTACCTATGCGTCGGATCCATGGTTGTTCGGAGCGCTTGCGTAGTCGTGCACCGATGATCACACAACCAGGATGATAGTTAGCTGCGGCTAGTAGGCGGGGGAAGTCGGCAGCACTATGTTGGCCGTCGCCATCCATGGTGATTACTCCTTGTACGCCCAGTTGGGTGGCTGCGGCGAAGCCACTGCGCAGTGCTGCACCTTTACCACGGCGTTGTGGGTGTCGTATCAGGATGATCGGCAGATCGGAGATGCAGTTAGCGGTGCCATCGTCTGAGCCATCATCGACTACGATCACGTGTGGACAATACGCGAGTGCGTCGGTGATGACTTTGCGGATGCTGAGTGCTTCATTCAGCGCTGGGATGATGATTGCAGTGGTATCTGCGGTCAGTACTATCTTATTCAACGCAGTAATTCCACATGTAACAGCTGATTTGTGCCGGCGTACAGCGCCGTTTTTGTATCTATGCTGGCCAGTGCATCGAACAACGGTAACATTGGGGCCATCGCGTTAGTTGCGGCATGTCGTGCCAGTGGTCCGGTTTCCGTAGGAGGATCGCCATTGCCTAAGTGCGCTCGTAATCGTATCCGGTCTGGACGGGATGCGTTACTCAATACCAAGGCACCTGCTAATAGGCCATGACTGCACAATACCCTACTGAAAGGTCCCACCGCGTAGCTATCGTAGCCGACCACAAGCACTGCTTTGGTACCCATTGCCAGTTGTACGAGTCCTTCCAGCAAGCCTTGGGCAAAGCTGGCTTGGCCGGCGCTGAGTGCAGTAGTGGGTGTCAGGGCATGTGTACCAATGGTCCAATACGCGGCAGCGGAGTTATGTACGGAATTGTGGAACTTGGTTGGCGATACGGCAATCGGCTCCTTGGCCAGCGTTTTGCACATATAGTCAGCGATTTCTTGGTCGCCATAGGTGGAGGTGAACACGGATGGCAGTTGTGCCGGATCGTACTCAGCATCAATGCAGGCGGCCAGTGCCACTTCTAGGGATACGGCAACGGTGTTCGATGCACGTCGGCGCTCGTTAGCGGCCAGTAGTTGCGGGGTAGGGCAGGCTGAAGCCGACTGCGGTGCAGCACCAGCAACAAAGCGGCATGCGGCTGCCCAGCTGGGGAGTCTGTTGTACCAAAAGCCGATCCCTTCGACAGTGGCGCTTAGCACGCTCATGCGTCCGCTCTTTTGAATAACAACGCGCAATTATTACCTCCGAAACCGAAAGAGTTATTCATCGCGTACAGGATTGGTGTGTGTGCGTTTTCGCAACGGATCTGCGGTCCGCATACTGGGTCAAGCTGTTCGCTATTCATGGTGCCTGGCAGGATGTTCCCTCGCAAAGCCAAGAGTGCAATGGTCGATTCAACGATGCCAGAAGCACCGAGGGTGTGGCCGGTCCAGGCTTTGGTCGAACTGGCATGCAATGTCGGTGGGAACAGTGCGGCTATTGCCACAGCTTCAATGCTGTCGTTGGCAGGACTGGCGGTGCCATGCAAATTCAGATAGCCAACTTCACTGGCATCTACGTTGGCTCTGGCCAGTGCTTCTTGCATGGCCATGCGGGCTCCTAATCCTTCAGGGTGTGGTGCGGACATATGGTGGGCATCGCTGGATTCGCCGTAACCACACAGCAACAGATCCGCATCGGGTGCTAGGTCGAGTCTTTCCAGTAGTGCAAAGCCTCCTGCTTCACCGAGTGACAGACCGGCCCGATGTACATCAAACGGACGGCATGGTTCTGGTGAAACTAATTGAAGTGCGTTGAAGCCAAACAGCACACTGCCACATAGGGTGTCCACACCACCAACTAGGGCGGCGCTCACTACGCCTGAGGTAATTAGGCGTGCTGCTTGTGCGAATACTTTGGCGCTAGAGGAGCAGGCGGTCGCTACGGTAACGCAGGGACCGCACAGGTCCGTGGCGTGTTGTACAAAGTTGCCTAGTGAATGCGGAGAGTGGATGACGGCTCTTTGCAGATCGTCTGGGAAGCGTGCGCCCTCGGCATCGTATTCCAGTCGGGTATACGCCTCTTCACTTGCGCCGATGCTGGATGTTGAGGTGCCCATGATCACCGCCATCTGTGTTTTTCCATGCCGTGTTCGTGCGTTTGCAACTGCTTCGGAAAAGTTATCTTGCTGCAGTGCCAGCCAAGCCAGCCGGTTGTTGCGGCACTCCCAGGGATGCAATGCTTGAGGGAGGGTCATGGTTTCCAACTCCCCCACGTCCCCGATCCAGCACTTAAGTGGATGTACGCCAAAATCATTGCGGCGTAGCCCACTACGACGTGTGCGTAGTGCTTCATTCAGTGCGGCTTGCCCATGACCTACCGCAGTGGTAGCGGTGAAGGCGGTGATAGCGATAGGAGGCATACGTGCTGAAGTTTGCAATGAACTCATTCGAACAGATTCGTTGGGCGTGAATATTTAATTAGTATATTGATGCTATCAAGCCAGACTGTCAGTTGGTTGCAATATTAAGGCGTGGTACTTCTGGGATTCACTGGTGATTTCCGCCACAATTTCATTCAAATTCAGACTTCTGTGTAGCTACATCCGCATGCATGATTTGTTCATAAGGTTTACCGCAACCGGGAGACTTGAGTGTATTTGTCTGATTACGTTTGCTATATCGTCAGATATGGCGCGTTTGCAGCTTCTAATGTTCACGTTCGTACTTGAGGTCACATTGATCTCTGATGCGTGCTTGGCGCACAGCGTTCGCATGAAAGTACAGGACCAACTGACTGAATGCTATTTTCTATTGCCGCTGTGTTTGTTTCGATCAGTCGATAGGTTGGGAGATGATTGAGATTTTACGCGTGCGTACACCGCTGAAATTGTCTGTGTTGGTGCTGTCTCTGGCAGTGCTACTGCATCTGCTTGCCGGTTTTGGGGGCGTGGCCGTGCTGGCGTTATGGGGAGTGCAACCGATGCTGGCATTGGGTGTTTCCTGGTTACGTGGTACACGCCCACTGCCTCATTCACTGCGTGAGCTGTGGCGGCAATGGCTGCTGCTTGCTGTGCTGTGGGCTGCTGGTTTGACTGTAGTGGTGTTGCCTGCGTTGTGGCCACTGGCGGTGTTGTGCAATAGCGGTAGTCTTGAGGGGGCATTGGTGTTGAGTGCTGCTGTCAGCGTCAGTCTGCTGGTACTGTGGCGTACTTGGCCATTATGGCCGCAGATAGAGCGTGGGCCGTGTACGTTTCGCAGCAGCTGGTACGTTTTTCCAAGTCATAATTTGGCATCCTGGTCGGGTCTGGGTATCGCAGTGCTGGTCCTGATGATCGGTTCAGTAGCGGTGGCGCTGGCTTGGCCTGGGTTGCTCACACTATCCCTGCGTTGGGTATTAGCTGTTGTTGCTGCGTTGTTGGCACCGGCGGTGCATGTGCTGTTGCAACGTGTTCAATCGCGTGGGTTGACAGCAAGGGTGGAGCCGCCAACGCCAAGAGAGCCGTTGCCCGAGGTGACGGCCACCCCAGAGACGGTGCCACCGATCCCAAGTGACCGACTTGTGGCGGATTTGTATGAAGCAGCCCGCACTGGCCGTGTTGATCGTGCGTTGCAATTGCTTGAGGCCGGTGCTGATCCACATGCACTGCCATTCGAAAACGCACGTGATCAACGTAGTCTGATGGTGCTGGCTGCAATTTTGCCGGACCTGCGTTTGCTACGTGAGCTCATCGTACGTCGTGTTGATGTTAACCAGCGACACCGAGGGATGACAGCATTGTTAGCGGCCACTCGTGACAGTTGGCATGGTCGGTCTGAGGCGGTACAGACGTTGCTGGCAAATGGTGCTGATCCACGTGTTGTCGATGCTGATCGTAATACTCCCTTACATCATGCCGCCCGCAGTTCTGATCCTGGGGTGGCGGCGTTATTACGTGATGCGGCGGCTGAGTTGGATGCGCTCAACTGCGATGGGTTGTCGCCGTTGGCTGCGGCTTGTCAAGTAGGTAATTGGCGCTTGGCCAAATTCTTGCTTGAACGTGGTGCCCAGACAGAGCCGATTGGAGGCACTCCGGTTTTGTTGGCTGCGGCTGGTACCGATGAGGATGATCCAACCGGCGTACTGTTGCTGCTGAAGCATAAGGCTCGGGTAGATGCGCGTGATCGTTTACGTCGCACTGCACTCCATGAGGCTGCCGAAGCGGGCCACAGTGAGATTGTCAAAGCGCTGCTGGAGGCTGCCGCCAACCTGGAGGTGCGCGATATGGCGGGACGCACGCCCTTGCTAGAGGCAGCCCGACAGGCACGCATTGTAGTGTTGGAGTGCTTGTTGTCTCACAAGGCCGACAGGTTGGCTGTTGATAGTGAGGGCCGTAATGCGGTGTTTTTGGCTTGCTTGTCTGAGCGGGTGACTCTGCCGCTGATCCGGGGTTTGCTCGAAATTGGCGTGCCAGTCGTTGCGGATAAGCATGGTCACCGTCCCGTTGACATTGCTGCCAAGGTTGGGTGCTGGTCGATCGTATCTCTGCTTGATCCTGACTATCCTCTTCCGGTGGTCGTCAGTGAACCTGTCAGTGTCGGTGGGGTGCTGGATCGCCCCCCCCTGACGTTGCTGCGTGATGGACTACAGTTGGGTAGTTTTGGCAGTTTGTCGGAATTAATTGAGCTGTGTAGTGCAGAGGAGCTGGGGACGCTTCTGCACGATCCACACTTTGCGTTGAATCCCGATGTGGTGGATTGGTTGCTCACTCATGGAGCTTCACCAACGGTGCCCAATAGCTCTGGTAACGTGCCGATGTTTTCATTATTGGCGCTTGGTATTGAGGCAGTACCGGTCCTGAAGGTGTTCTTGCGTCATGGTGTATCGCCCGCTGGTGCCGGTGGGTTGGGGCTGTGGTTGGCTTCCTGTATGCAGTGTGATGCGGCCTCCCGTAGTCTGGAGCAGTTTGCCTGCGAGTTGTTGGAGCATGGTGCTGATCCGTTGATGCCTTCACCAGATGGCGATTCTCCGTTGGTGCTTACAGTGCGGTTGGGCTGGTTACGTTTGCAACAGGCTTTACTGGAAGCTGGCGTGAATTGTGAGGTCCGTGACAGCTACGGTATGACAGCGTTGCACCAAGCAACGGTCCTTGGTCGTGAAGCGGCTTTAAAGCTCTTGGTGATGCATGGTGCAAATCCGGATGCACGTACTCCAGACGGCCAGACTTCGCTGGGTATGGCCCTATCCAGTAGTAGGCGTGATTTAGCTACATGGTTGGACTGGCGTATTTGGCCCCTGCCGCGTCGTCCATTACGACATGCGGATGTTCCGGATGCAGCGATGAGGGGAGATACGGAGGCGGTTCGTCGCTTGCTTGATTTGGGGTTGCCTGTAGATGCGGTTGATACGCAGGGGTGTACTGCGTTATTGCGTGCTGCCGGTGGCGGCCATTTGCAAGTGGTGCGTCTGTTGTTGATGCGTGGGGCCGATTTACAGCGTGCCGCCAACAATGGCGCCACGCCGTTGTCGGCAGCGGTAAGCATGCGTCAGAACGAGATCATCCCTGCTCTTTTGGACGCAGGTGCTCCACTTGAATACCGTTTTCCGGAGGAGATGACGGTACTGATGTTGGCCGCTGCGCTTGGTTTCCCCGATATTGTAATGCGTTTGATTGCGGCTGGTGCTGATGTGCATGCCAGTAACGTGCAGGGTTTTGCTGCACTTCATTGTGCAGCGTTATATGGTTTTAGTGCTCGCGATAAAACGAGGTTGTTGGCGTTGTTGGATGCGTTGCTTTTGGCTGGAGCGAATCCGGGACAGCTTGCTGACGGTAAAATCACTCCATTGCTCTTGTTGCTTGGTGCGCGTGCTGAACGAGGCGCGGTTTGTGATGAGCAAGTGGTACTGGCTGGAGTGGAGCGCCTCCTTGAAGAGGGGGAGACTTTAGACGTGGTAGACACACGGGGTTTTGGTCCACTTCATTTGGCTGCGCTACATGGGTTGCCGCTTTTAGTGAAATGTTTGTTGCGTGCTGGCGCTGATTCAGAGCGTCGTGACGCGTTAAATCGTTCCCCGCGTGAGATTGCAATTATGCGCGGTTTCATTGATGTTGCTGGACAGTTTGAGTCGGAGCAACTGGGTGTTGCTTCGATGGGACGGTTTTTACGTGATGAGTGTTGAGGTGGCTTGTTCTTGCTGTAGTGTTGGTTGTTGATTGGAAACGATGGTGTCTCGTTAGATGCGCAATACGGAAGTGTGTTGCTTCATAACAGGTAAGTAAGCGGGTGTATTGTTTCGCTGATATTGCTTCACTTGATTGAGCTTTCAATGGGGCCAGGGCTTAGAGCGGTTAATAAAAATAATTGGTTCAGAAATTTTTCTCAGCGGTATCGTAGTATTTCTGTGTAAATAGATCTGTGATTCACAAAAAAGCGCATAAATGCTCTTTTTTCATTGTTTGTGTGCCACTCTGTTATCTGTATTCAGAGCGATTAGGCTAAAAGTTTGTATTGGTGTTAAGTGCACCGCACACTTTAAATTTGATCGCAATTGCCCTCGCGGCGTTTGGGGCTGATGGAAATCAGCCTGGTGACATCAAGTAATGCTGCAAAAAGGTGCATACCCCCAGGTGCCGCTAAGTAGCGGGGACACCAATTTGGTGAGAATTTGGCTTTGAAGCGACGTAGACCACTGAAACCGTAGAAGCGTTCGCCATGCCGTGCGATTAGGTTGGCGAACCGATTCCAGCGCCCCGCTAAATGATGTTGCGCTAAGCCTGATAGTGGTGCCATTCCTAAAGAAAACCGTTGGAAACCTTGCTCTTTTCCCCACAGGAACATGGTTACGAACAAAAAGTCCATCGTGCCATTAGGTGCGTCTTGGCTATATCGCATCAAGTCTATTGATAGCTCGCTGCCTGGTTGTGCTTTTAAAATGTTTGCAAAGGCGATGATTTTCTGTTGTGCTTCATGCTCAATTACCGCGATTGGAAAGCGATATAGGTAGATGGGATCGAAATTTCCTAGAGAAAAACTTTTCTCTTCGCTGCCCTTTTCTTCCAGCCATTCGTCAGAGATCTGACGGAGCCTATCCATCAGTGGTCTGACTTCTTCTTCCGAAAGAATACGAAAACGCAATCCCAGTCGTTTCCCTTTGTTGAATGCTTGCCGCATTTCGGCGTTAGCAGATCCTTCGAGGCTGAATTTTTCAAGGTCAATGATTGCTTCTTCTCCAATCTTGACCATAGTCATGCCTAGATCCAAGTAATTTTGCCAATAGTTGTCGCCGACTTGATAGAACACTGGGCGTAATCCAAGCCGGTCAGCGACTTCACGGAAGCGCCAGATCAGTTGGATCGCTGCTTCAGGTGGCCCAATGGGGTCACCCATTGCGATCAGTGAACCGCCGTAGCGCTGCATCATTATGAAGCTGTGTTTCTGTGGGTCGTGTAGTAACGCCTTATCCCCGGTCATGGCCAGACAGGCTTTTGTGTCTTTGTTATTGGCAAGTATCGGCAATAAGGCTTGCAACTCAGCTTCACTGGCTGGTGTGAAGGGTCGCCGGGCGTTATGCAGTAAACGCGCCATACCGAACACGATGAGGCAAACACATATCAATAACAATGCACGTAGTGCGCGCGGCGCGTTTCCAGAGGTTGCAAATTCCCACCACAAGTCGTTGCTGTACTCAACGTGGCTATAGACGAAGAACACTAGCCAGAAGGTGCTTACTATGACGATGCCTATATTGCTCAACCAGCGCCACGACCAAGCTTCGTCGAGCAGGGCACTCTGGCGGTAAAACTCGCGCCGCGCCATCCAAAGTGTTACTGCGGTCAAGCCAGCCCACAGTGAAACCGAGTAGTGGCTACCACGTAACAGCGCCAGTGGTGGGAGTAATATGCAGATGCCTAAGGCTAGCAGCCAAGCTGAGTGGCTACGTCGTTGCAGCCCTTGGCCAATGAGTAATAGGACAATGCCACCGAGACTGACTAGTAAATGTGAAGTCTCAATGAGGGGGAGGGGGGCGACCTCTTGTCGTGATTTTGGTGTCGGTAAGGTGCCATCAACCAGCAGTATCGTACCGATTGCAAAAACGGCTAGTGCGATGATTTGGGGGATCCAGGGGCGTACGGTGTTCCAGATTGCAATTGCGGTGCCGGCGCTGACTCGCATTGGTTGGCGCAGACCGCTACTTGCAGCCATCGTCAGCGCAATGAGGGTAGGCAAGACGTAATAGGTAATGCGATAGGCCAACGCTGCTGCCAGTACTACGCTAGGCGGAGTGTGAGGCAGAAGTTTGAGCATGCTCCATTCGAAGACACCCAGTCCAGCCGGCACTGTGGATATCAACCCGGCGACAACAGCAACTAGCCATAGGCCGATGAAGCCGAAGAAGCTTGTGTTCGCTTCTGATGGCAATAGCACATAGAATGCGGCGCAAGCTAGACCTAACTCGACGATACTGAGTGCAGTGACGCCTAGCACGGTGCGTCTATCCGGTATCCAAAAGCGTTGCCGACCGATGCCGAACTCTCGACCGTTGCTGTTAACAAGCCACAACATCACTAGGAATGCGGCGAGTAAGGCAATACCTGTGCTGCGGATCCCTAGTGTGTCCAGTGGCAGTATTGGTGTCGCTGTGGCGGGTTCGAGTGCTAATGCCAAGCCCAGTAGTACCCAAGCACCAAATATGAAGCCCAAGGTGCTCATCAATACTATTTGGCCGATTTCAATGAGGCTCAGTCCCACTTTGCTGTAGCCACGTAACCGTACTGCACCACCTGTCAGTGCGGCAAAGCCCAATGTCTGGCCGATTGTGTGGGCGAGGAAGGCGGTAATCGCCACCCGTGCAGGATGTGGACGTTTGCCGGTACGTTGTAAACCGATCCAATCGAAGCCTACCAAGCAAGCGTAGCTACACAGCCCAAGTACTAGGGTCAGTACGATTTGCCAAGTGGTAAATGCTTTGAATGCTAAGCGGATCTGGTGATAGCCATGATTAGTAAAGTGGCCAGACAACGCATGTAACGCCATGCCGAGAATGAGCAGACTGATGAATACCGGTATGGCACGGCGCCAGCCAGATTGGCGGTGTATGTTGTGGGTGCTGCTGTTATCTGTCATGAGTCGGTCATTCCTCAAGAGAACATATCCATTTCCAGACTGTTACTTAACAGTAGGCGACGCCTCAAGGGCGACAGGGCGACAGATTGAGGGGCAAAGTATGAAAAGGTAGGAATGGCATGATCCATTGCTGTCAGTGTTTCCGAATGACATATAAATCATTCCAGCTTAATTCATAATTTTTATTGTAGCGATCTTGCTGTAGCCGTGCTATTTGTTCGATCTACGCTGTAGGGGGTGCAGTTGAGTGGAGGGAGATGCATATAATGCATCGTGAAATAACCCTTATCCTGTTAAATAAATAAATGAATCAATCGATTAAAGGGTTATAGCCGCTCCGCAATATTGGGAGCGCTCCGCAATTCACCGCGTAGGCGTCACCTTCGCTCCTTTGCGTTTACGTACGTAGTGCTCTGTCATCACCACCGAGGTATGGCCCAACTGTGCTTGCGCTTGGCGTATATCGCCCGCCAAATCTGCCTTATCGGTCGCCGCTTTGGCGCGTAGATCGCGGAATTGAAATACCTCCTTGGCGATCCCTGCGGCAGCGCGTACTTTCCTAAACCTGTAAGCTAATTTTTTCCAATTCAACCCCAAGCCTTTTTCATCCACAATCAAACGTGTACTACGCAGCTTCATCCCCCGCTTGCGATCAAAAATACGCTTTATTAAAACTGCCAATTCACCCGTAATCGCAATCGCCAATTTCACTCCCGTTTTAGCTTGGCAAATCTCCAAAGCGCCATTAACAATATGGCGCTCATCCATAGACACAACATCACTCACACGCTGCCCCGTCAGATAGGCGAGGTCCATCGCATCCCTGAGCGTTTGGTCCGCTGCCTGGTACACAGCGCGGTACGTCGTATCATCTATATACACGTCGCGCCCCCGCTCCTTATTACGCCGGATACCCCCACAAGGGTTAGGAAGATCAGTAATTCCCTTACTCCGCGCCCAATTCCAAAGATGCGAAAATAATGCTACTTCGCGATTAGCGCTTACCTTAAAAGGCCGCCAATCTAGATACTGGCGGATATTCACAGGTTTAATTGACTCAAACGGCGCGGGGGGATCGTCGAAAAACTGCAACAGATAGTTTAAATATACGTGGTGCATGCGCTGGGTGTTATACGCCTTTGTTGGGATCACCTCAGCGCGGTAACGCTCGGCCACATGGCGGAACGTCACCGCAATCGCAGGAGTGATCTGCGCATGCTCCAGCTCAGCCCACCGCTTGATGGCTAACCCGTAGTCGCGTCCTAGTGGCGTCTCTTTGCGTGGCTTGCCGCCATGATCGTAGTAGTAATACACCACGCCGGACTTCTGAGGGCGCACGCGAAACCTCGGAATTGCGCCTGCTTTGATTGGCTTACGTCCCATAAGCGACCTTATTAGACTTCCACACAGGCCGAACCACCGCAGAAGGCGGCATCGCGTCAATTGCAGCACGCAGCACGACAGGCCAGTCATGCGCATCCAGATAATGCCGAATGCCGTTCTTCCTAAGAAAAGCGGCTTGGCGAGCGCGTTGCGGAGTACCGCATAACTCGGCAACCTCACTTCTAGAAAGACATAAACCAGCGGCTGGGGGCATGTCTCGTAGTTGTTTTGCTTGCGTCTCAATCATTGTCTGATTCCTGCTCGGTTTCCTCCCCCTGCTTCTTTGCATTCATCTCCTTATAAGCAGCTAACGCTTTAATAAGTTCTGAAAAATGACTCACACATTCATCGGATAACTCGAGTGGTGGGGTGTCTTGATGCTTTTCATTTGATGGGTTGTTCATAACGCTATGGCTCCTTGTGATGTGAGTGGTTTGCCTGTTTCTCTGCGTTTCACCGCTTCCAGCAGCAGGTCCTGTACTTCGCGTTTAGATTCACGGCGGGCCATCACCAATTCATCCACCGTGCCCGCCGCCACGATGTGGTGAATAAATACAGGCCGCTTATGTCCGGCTTGCGCCTGACGTGTCGGCCCAATGCGTTCGATGATCTGCTGGTACTGCTCCAGGTCCCACCAGTGGCCAAAGAAGGCCAAAATATTTCCGCCGTCTTGCAGATTTAAGCCATGACCGGCACTGGCCGGATGGGCAAATAGCACGGGAATGTTCCCCGCATTCCAATCGCGGATCGTGTCGGGGTGTTTGTCCAAAGCACGCCCCTTGGGGAAGGCACGCTGCAACCGTGCGACATCACTTTTAAAGTGATACGCCACCAACACCGGCATACCGGCGGCTTCTTCGATAATGTCGTGCAGCGCCTCTAATTTCGCATCGTGCACGACTTCCCAGGCCTGACGTGTGTCATCGGTGTACAGCGCACCATTGGCCAGTTGCAGGCATTTAATTGTCTTGCTGGCGGCGTTAAAGGCTTCTACTTCAGCACCGCATTCCAAGGCGATGAACATATCTTGTTCCATCGCCTTGTACAGACGTTGCGCATGTGCTGGCAACGCAACGCGAATCGTATTGACAATCGGCTGGCATAAATCGAAGTACGCATGTGGATCAAGTGATAAACAGATATCGCGTATCTTGTCTTGAATCTCTTGAGATGCATGTGGCGTGGGCACAAAGCGCACCGCATGCGGATCACTGCCGATCTGCATCGCACGGAACCAGCGATCGATAAACGCTTTAAAATGCGTCCCAAGCCGTGCCCCACGATCCACCATCCACATCAGCGCCCACAGGTCCTGTAGCCCATTGGGCGCGGGCGTGCCGGTCAACCCAACGTAGCGCTCCACCTTGGTATGCACATGCGTGGCCAGTGCGCGGGCGCGCCGTGTTCCTTGCCGCAGCCGGAACCCTTTCAACTTGGAGCACTCATCGGCGACCACCATACGGAACGGCCAACGGTCCTTGTAAAACTCCACTAACCATTTCAGAGTGTCGTAATTAATGCAGTAGATATCCGCCTCCTGCTCCAAGGCGTGGCGACGTGCTGCCGCACTACCCACGACCACGGACACCCGCAGATGGCGCAAATGGGGGAACTTGGCCACCTCATCCGGCCATGTCGTGGCCGCAACGCGCAGCGGAGCAATCACCAAAATAGGCGCAATGTCTTCCACCACCAGAAGCACATCTAACGCCGTCAGCGTGGCTACTGTCTTCCCCAAACCCATGGGCACAAACAGATTGCAGCGTGGGTGCGTCAGGATGAAATCAACGATGGTGTGTTGGTAGGGGCGCAGGTTCATGCCAACGCTCCGTGCAGCACTTCAGGATGGGTGGGAGGCACGCTGCTATACTCGCCACCACATGGAGCTAAAGCGGGGTTATGTGTGACATCCGTAGCGTTCGATACGCTTAAATTTGCGAACCGGCTGAAAACGGCAGGGGTTCCCGCGGCCCACGCAGAGGCCGAAGCCGAAGCCTTGGCCGAAGTGCTAGAAATAAATTTACAAGGCCTTGCTGAGTCTGAATCTAAAAACGGCAAGGCATTAGCGCGCCTTGAAGCCGATATGAAGGAAGGCTTTGCGCAGGTGAATACGCGCTTTGCGCAAGTTGACCAGCGCTTTGAGAAAATAGACCAGCGCTTTGCGCAGGTTGACCAGCGCTTTGAACAAATCGCTAAAGATTTTGCACAGCTGGATAAAAACATGGACCAGCGCTTCGCCCAAGTAGACCAACGCTTCGTTGAAATAAAAGGCGAAATGCTGCTACTTAAATGGATGTTTGGGGCCCTCGTAGGCGGTGTGACTGCACTGATCATCAAAGCGTTTTTCTGAGTCACGCCAGCACCTCATCCACGCCTTTTAAGGAATCGACCACGACCACGCGCTGGCCCATGCCGCGCATGCGCTCATGCTCACGGACTTGATGCGGTGTGCACTGCTGGCCTGGGGCTTTGAGTTCCACCCACAGGGTGCGCCCGTTGGGCAGCATGGCGATACGGTCCGGCGCACCGTGGCGGCCCCCCCATTTCACCTTGCGGATTTCACCGCCCTTGGCCCTGACCTGGGCCACTAAATAACGTTCGATTGTCCGCTCACGGGGAATGGTCATCATTGCTTCCTATACCGGTGGGTTTCAAAGCCTTCCGCCGCTAAGGGCAACCCTTGTGCCCAGGGGGGCGGTGTGGCCATGAGTGCGGCCAAGTGCGCGGCATTGAAAGCGGCGTTGTCATCGGCTTCGGTAATGATTTCGTCGTGCACGGTAAGCACGATGCTGTATCCGGCGGCTTCAATCGCAGGCATGCAGGCGGCCAACACGTCGCGGCTGACAGCTTGGGTGATGTTCTCGACCAGCTTGCCGCCGTAGGTGGTGATGCGCGTCCATTTGCGCGTTACCGGATGCGTGCCCATGTAGGACAGCGCGCCGTGCTCATCGA encodes:
- a CDS encoding DEAD/DEAH box helicase: MNLRPYQHTIVDFILTHPRCNLFVPMGLGKTVATLTALDVLLVVEDIAPILVIAPLRVAATTWPDEVAKFPHLRHLRVSVVVGSAAARRHALEQEADIYCINYDTLKWLVEFYKDRWPFRMVVADECSKLKGFRLRQGTRRARALATHVHTKVERYVGLTGTPAPNGLQDLWALMWMVDRGARLGTHFKAFIDRWFRAMQIGSDPHAVRFVPTPHASQEIQDKIRDICLSLDPHAYFDLCQPIVNTIRVALPAHAQRLYKAMEQDMFIALECGAEVEAFNAASKTIKCLQLANGALYTDDTRQAWEVVHDAKLEALHDIIEEAAGMPVLVAYHFKSDVARLQRAFPKGRALDKHPDTIRDWNAGNIPVLFAHPASAGHGLNLQDGGNILAFFGHWWDLEQYQQIIERIGPTRQAQAGHKRPVFIHHIVAAGTVDELVMARRESKREVQDLLLEAVKRRETGKPLTSQGAIAL
- the mprF gene encoding bifunctional lysylphosphatidylglycerol flippase/synthetase MprF, with translation MTDNSSTHNIHRQSGWRRAIPVFISLLILGMALHALSGHFTNHGYHQIRLAFKAFTTWQIVLTLVLGLCSYACLVGFDWIGLQRTGKRPHPARVAITAFLAHTIGQTLGFAALTGGAVRLRGYSKVGLSLIEIGQIVLMSTLGFIFGAWVLLGLALALEPATATPILPLDTLGIRSTGIALLAAFLVMLWLVNSNGREFGIGRQRFWIPDRRTVLGVTALSIVELGLACAAFYVLLPSEANTSFFGFIGLWLVAVVAGLISTVPAGLGVFEWSMLKLLPHTPPSVVLAAALAYRITYYVLPTLIALTMAASSGLRQPMRVSAGTAIAIWNTVRPWIPQIIALAVFAIGTILLVDGTLPTPKSRQEVAPLPLIETSHLLVSLGGIVLLLIGQGLQRRSHSAWLLALGICILLPPLALLRGSHYSVSLWAGLTAVTLWMARREFYRQSALLDEAWSWRWLSNIGIVIVSTFWLVFFVYSHVEYSNDLWWEFATSGNAPRALRALLLICVCLIVFGMARLLHNARRPFTPASEAELQALLPILANNKDTKACLAMTGDKALLHDPQKHSFIMMQRYGGSLIAMGDPIGPPEAAIQLIWRFREVADRLGLRPVFYQVGDNYWQNYLDLGMTMVKIGEEAIIDLEKFSLEGSANAEMRQAFNKGKRLGLRFRILSEEEVRPLMDRLRQISDEWLEEKGSEEKSFSLGNFDPIYLYRFPIAVIEHEAQQKIIAFANILKAQPGSELSIDLMRYSQDAPNGTMDFLFVTMFLWGKEQGFQRFSLGMAPLSGLAQHHLAGRWNRFANLIARHGERFYGFSGLRRFKAKFSPNWCPRYLAAPGGMHLFAALLDVTRLISISPKRREGNCDQI
- a CDS encoding DUF1640 domain-containing protein, with amino-acid sequence MTSVAFDTLKFANRLKTAGVPAAHAEAEAEALAEVLEINLQGLAESESKNGKALARLEADMKEGFAQVNTRFAQVDQRFEKIDQRFAQVDQRFEQIAKDFAQLDKNMDQRFAQVDQRFVEIKGEMLLLKWMFGALVGGVTALIIKAFF
- a CDS encoding VRR-NUC domain-containing protein; this translates as MMTIPRERTIERYLVAQVRAKGGEIRKVKWGGRHGAPDRIAMLPNGRTLWVELKAPGQQCTPHQVREHERMRGMGQRVVVVDSLKGVDEVLA
- a CDS encoding DUF4224 domain-containing protein; the encoded protein is MIETQAKQLRDMPPAAGLCLSRSEVAELCGTPQRARQAAFLRKNGIRHYLDAHDWPVVLRAAIDAMPPSAVVRPVWKSNKVAYGT
- a CDS encoding tyrosine-type recombinase/integrase → MGRKPIKAGAIPRFRVRPQKSGVVYYYYDHGGKPRKETPLGRDYGLAIKRWAELEHAQITPAIAVTFRHVAERYRAEVIPTKAYNTQRMHHVYLNYLLQFFDDPPAPFESIKPVNIRQYLDWRPFKVSANREVALFSHLWNWARSKGITDLPNPCGGIRRNKERGRDVYIDDTTYRAVYQAADQTLRDAMDLAYLTGQRVSDVVSMDERHIVNGALEICQAKTGVKLAIAITGELAVLIKRIFDRKRGMKLRSTRLIVDEKGLGLNWKKLAYRFRKVRAAAGIAKEVFQFRDLRAKAATDKADLAGDIRQAQAQLGHTSVVMTEHYVRKRKGAKVTPTR